The proteins below are encoded in one region of Thermococcus peptonophilus:
- a CDS encoding MMPL family transporter: MSWNDWVVKHAKALVVLWILVVILTAPLAYRLNDITNYSMDQFLPKDVESVKTMDTLKEEFPSFSTSENQTYVIIHGINVNDPKTREAYERFKAEAEPYGDNFTSYYDALDLLHNESYNITLNITKTAANLSGILYDSAVNGSNTYRMLLLGIENLTNQVEILNETLPELADAYLQLETNLTVLYNQTIQLKEALNETDMAYVQLHNNLTKASVQLRQLNSTIATLNVKLYNLSDSYAGAYLGAMGVYEALATKTNAYQTGNLNPQTAQAVASQLGVPVEFVYAVFNATYPVYHAYGPGAITDGLLANVTAGIILNTTTDPLEKSLVKAYSYAFYSGVIAFDRAHGSNYVLLESGESARTTVIEIAENALQDTPEVIAKAGGAYTVPGFGKVSAEVLAKVLNVAIGLGRNPEPKAVEDATVNVAKVILAGNPLLSIPNADYILKTLLVRGPTKELEESILTNALAKKLPYVQKEMAGPIAKAVVTFDPKAEGVLYQNSSALKETTVSLLSEILKEKGIELPNDVLLKIYDSNGNIEPIVREILIEETAKQVKDEEKAEVIVSVVIEHADELAKGDNVKEAVKEVIIKLAGNLPIDVERVVNEIYSGKSAREIALELYTDGVNEKLNEVDAPKEVKDALRDLLLAVAENYPMSETEIEELTKKKVAELIDRFMEDTESKLGMRVDSAKLAEIAFKFKDNPEKIGREDVAPIERDVYTALYNKAKLYINMLKSDDNRTMLVIFVPKALKGISDLEKQSKFQYENSLKAKKIALREFGKLSPSVEVYITGTPIQTYEMIKYGKEDNDKTTKFSVLGAFIVLLILMGVALLATLLPFTGVATATLTALGILYLLAKGDVLNVGSWAQMLTVTTALGLGIDYSTYYLHRFREYLAEGYDHNKAASEALKRAKDAVLASASTDIIAFASFVLAYEFPIFKTMGIIAPLAVIVVLLASLTFIPAITVLIGDKPIFWWPRHIKHHLENIDLHERSRIAEWAVKHAKIVTFIALLIAVPAAYNFVNFNGTHDIKLFIPKDSETYHFLQLSEDTVGAGVTSPTYVVIDLGHPVSDGDLAKINALVDRISKVKGVRYVYTVTQPFGERINNATLDELTKFEGDRYLSKDRHKVLIQVTGEYGATDDRSKEMVKEIRSIVKDEESSGKIKDGMVGGNTALALDLSNLINDVFWHRIFPVALLLMFLSLIPTLKGLPAVITTMGTIAVGVLLSIGVSSWLFEKVFGQQVMWFLPMLVFIVLMGVGIDYNSFYLVKARDEFERRKPEEALVVAAGTMDTLVVGLAAVLAATYGSLMTGATWGIREIGFALALGVLLTATAAVYFIGPATMALFGEKAWWPLFKNHSRNTAERKKE, from the coding sequence ATGAGCTGGAACGACTGGGTTGTGAAGCACGCAAAGGCCCTCGTTGTGCTCTGGATCCTGGTGGTGATCCTTACGGCACCCTTGGCCTACAGACTGAACGACATAACTAACTACAGCATGGATCAGTTCCTGCCGAAGGACGTTGAGTCGGTTAAGACCATGGATACGCTCAAAGAGGAGTTCCCGAGCTTTTCAACAAGCGAGAACCAGACGTACGTGATAATACATGGGATCAACGTTAACGACCCAAAAACGAGGGAAGCCTACGAGAGGTTCAAAGCAGAAGCCGAGCCCTACGGCGACAACTTCACCTCATACTACGATGCGCTTGATCTTCTTCACAACGAGTCGTACAACATCACCTTGAACATAACAAAGACTGCTGCTAACTTGAGCGGGATACTCTACGATTCTGCCGTAAACGGCAGTAACACCTACAGGATGCTCCTTCTCGGAATTGAGAACCTCACAAATCAGGTAGAGATACTCAACGAGACCCTTCCAGAGCTGGCCGATGCTTACCTCCAGCTTGAGACCAATTTGACTGTCCTCTACAACCAGACAATCCAGCTAAAGGAAGCACTCAACGAAACTGACATGGCCTACGTTCAGCTCCACAATAATCTAACCAAGGCCAGCGTTCAGCTTAGGCAGTTGAACTCTACAATAGCCACGCTCAACGTCAAGCTCTACAACCTCAGCGATTCCTATGCTGGGGCTTACCTCGGAGCTATGGGGGTTTACGAGGCTCTGGCAACCAAGACGAACGCCTATCAGACAGGCAACCTCAATCCACAGACGGCTCAGGCTGTTGCCTCTCAGCTCGGTGTTCCAGTGGAGTTTGTTTATGCCGTCTTCAATGCGACTTATCCAGTTTATCACGCCTATGGGCCGGGTGCGATAACTGATGGACTCCTCGCCAACGTTACTGCGGGAATAATCTTAAACACCACCACTGATCCGCTTGAGAAGAGTCTTGTTAAGGCTTATTCCTACGCCTTCTATTCAGGAGTCATTGCCTTTGACAGGGCACACGGAAGCAACTATGTCCTCCTGGAAAGTGGCGAGAGCGCCAGAACTACCGTTATCGAGATAGCTGAAAATGCCCTTCAGGATACTCCTGAGGTCATTGCAAAGGCTGGCGGAGCTTACACAGTCCCGGGATTCGGCAAAGTTTCAGCGGAAGTACTGGCAAAGGTTCTCAATGTAGCAATCGGGCTGGGAAGAAATCCTGAGCCGAAAGCCGTTGAAGACGCCACGGTTAATGTTGCAAAGGTTATCCTAGCTGGAAACCCACTGCTCTCGATCCCAAACGCTGATTACATTCTAAAAACCCTCCTCGTAAGAGGCCCGACGAAGGAACTTGAGGAGAGCATTCTCACTAATGCGTTGGCCAAAAAGCTCCCATATGTTCAGAAAGAAATGGCCGGGCCGATAGCCAAGGCTGTGGTAACCTTCGATCCAAAGGCAGAAGGAGTGCTATACCAGAACTCCAGCGCCCTAAAAGAGACAACCGTTTCTCTTCTAAGCGAGATACTGAAGGAGAAGGGTATTGAACTCCCGAACGATGTTCTCTTGAAGATCTACGACTCAAACGGTAACATCGAACCTATAGTGAGGGAGATATTGATTGAAGAGACCGCAAAGCAGGTAAAGGACGAGGAGAAGGCGGAAGTAATAGTCAGCGTTGTTATCGAGCATGCCGATGAACTTGCAAAGGGGGATAACGTTAAGGAAGCCGTTAAAGAGGTCATCATAAAGCTCGCTGGCAATCTGCCGATTGATGTTGAGAGGGTAGTCAACGAAATATACTCGGGCAAGAGCGCCCGGGAGATAGCGCTGGAACTCTACACCGATGGAGTTAACGAGAAGCTCAATGAAGTAGACGCTCCGAAAGAGGTTAAGGACGCCCTCAGGGACCTCCTCCTTGCAGTTGCCGAGAACTATCCAATGAGCGAAACTGAAATAGAGGAGCTAACGAAGAAAAAGGTGGCCGAACTGATTGACAGATTCATGGAAGACACTGAAAGCAAACTCGGAATGAGGGTTGACTCAGCTAAACTTGCTGAGATAGCGTTCAAATTCAAGGACAACCCGGAGAAAATAGGCAGGGAAGACGTTGCGCCCATCGAGAGGGACGTTTACACAGCCCTCTACAATAAGGCCAAGCTCTACATCAACATGCTCAAGAGCGACGACAACAGGACTATGCTGGTTATCTTCGTACCCAAGGCCCTCAAAGGCATAAGTGACCTGGAGAAGCAGAGCAAGTTCCAGTACGAGAACTCGCTCAAGGCGAAGAAGATTGCGCTAAGGGAGTTCGGAAAGCTCTCGCCATCGGTTGAGGTCTATATAACAGGAACGCCAATTCAGACCTACGAAATGATAAAGTACGGCAAGGAGGACAACGACAAGACCACCAAGTTCAGCGTCCTTGGAGCGTTCATAGTCCTGCTTATTCTCATGGGTGTAGCCCTTTTGGCGACTCTGCTACCCTTCACAGGTGTCGCAACGGCCACCCTAACTGCCCTTGGAATCCTCTACCTACTCGCTAAGGGCGACGTGCTCAACGTCGGCAGCTGGGCGCAGATGCTGACAGTAACTACTGCCCTTGGTCTTGGAATTGACTACTCGACCTACTATCTCCACAGGTTTAGGGAGTATCTTGCTGAAGGCTACGACCACAACAAGGCCGCTAGCGAGGCTCTAAAGAGGGCCAAGGATGCCGTTCTGGCGAGTGCTTCAACTGACATCATTGCCTTTGCCAGCTTTGTCCTCGCCTACGAATTCCCAATATTCAAGACGATGGGCATCATAGCTCCTCTCGCGGTAATAGTCGTCCTCCTGGCTAGTCTGACCTTCATACCGGCTATAACGGTTCTCATCGGCGACAAGCCGATCTTCTGGTGGCCAAGGCACATCAAGCACCACCTTGAGAACATCGACCTTCACGAGAGGAGCAGGATAGCCGAGTGGGCCGTGAAGCACGCAAAGATTGTGACCTTCATAGCGCTCCTCATAGCGGTTCCGGCAGCGTACAACTTCGTCAACTTTAACGGAACCCACGACATCAAGCTATTCATCCCAAAGGACAGCGAGACCTACCACTTCCTTCAGCTCAGCGAGGACACTGTTGGAGCGGGAGTTACCTCCCCGACATACGTCGTTATTGACCTCGGACACCCGGTGAGCGACGGCGACCTCGCAAAGATAAATGCGCTGGTAGACAGGATATCAAAGGTAAAGGGCGTCAGGTACGTTTACACAGTCACCCAGCCGTTTGGAGAGAGAATTAACAACGCGACCCTCGATGAGCTGACTAAGTTTGAAGGAGACCGCTACCTCTCAAAAGACAGGCACAAGGTTCTCATCCAGGTCACCGGCGAGTACGGCGCAACCGACGATCGCTCGAAGGAGATGGTCAAGGAGATAAGGAGCATCGTTAAAGATGAGGAGAGCTCAGGAAAGATAAAAGACGGAATGGTCGGAGGAAACACTGCTCTAGCCCTCGACCTCAGCAACCTCATCAACGACGTCTTCTGGCACAGGATATTCCCGGTGGCGCTACTCCTGATGTTCCTGTCGCTAATCCCGACCCTCAAGGGACTTCCAGCAGTCATAACAACCATGGGCACGATAGCCGTCGGAGTGCTTCTCAGCATCGGCGTCTCCAGCTGGCTCTTCGAGAAGGTCTTCGGGCAGCAGGTGATGTGGTTCCTGCCCATGCTCGTCTTCATCGTGCTCATGGGAGTTGGCATTGACTACAACAGCTTCTACCTGGTAAAGGCCAGGGACGAGTTCGAGCGCAGGAAGCCCGAGGAGGCATTGGTAGTCGCTGCGGGAACCATGGACACGCTCGTCGTTGGTCTTGCGGCAGTACTCGCGGCCACCTATGGCTCGCTGATGACGGGAGCGACGTGGGGTATAAGAGAGATAGGCTTTGCCCTCGCCCTTGGGGTGCTCCTCACGGCAACAGCGGCTGTCTACTTCATCGGTCCGGCGACCATGGCTCTCTTTGGAGAAAAGGCCTGGTGGCCGCTGTTCAAGAACCACAGTAGAAACACCGCTGAGAGGAAGAAAGAGTGA
- a CDS encoding AEC family transporter codes for MGIYEMLALIALGYVLKKLVRNEKPFQLINLFSTRILLTLFVFGNVASKDLAYLISIRTVFVYVFLIIALSLSLSYIYARFFVEDDAWRGALMVLSTYPNTAAMGFPVASLFLDDITPAILYSTTNSLVMLPIATFIAAHYSSGKASVKKSLIRAIQFPPTAANLLALVLVFIGIRLPDWFLNPVKEIGWWSIPLLLIYFGSIINLKEFRLRHLVEVGLFRSVIPFFFVLLTLRNAPPEMFYSVLVESAMPPAIMANVILSHYGLKAEEGIGVTVVLTLITLIFFITLKALGF; via the coding sequence ATGGGCATCTACGAGATGCTAGCACTCATTGCCCTCGGCTACGTCCTAAAAAAGCTGGTTAGAAACGAGAAGCCATTCCAGCTGATAAACCTGTTTTCGACGAGGATCCTCCTCACACTTTTTGTCTTTGGAAACGTTGCGAGCAAGGACTTGGCATATCTGATCAGCATTAGAACTGTCTTTGTTTACGTGTTCCTCATTATAGCCCTTAGTCTCAGCCTTTCGTACATTTATGCACGGTTCTTCGTAGAGGACGATGCCTGGCGCGGGGCTTTGATGGTTCTTTCCACCTATCCAAACACGGCCGCGATGGGGTTCCCGGTGGCGAGCCTCTTTTTGGATGATATAACGCCCGCGATACTCTACTCAACGACGAACTCCCTCGTGATGCTCCCCATAGCGACTTTCATAGCCGCCCACTACTCCAGCGGTAAGGCCTCTGTAAAGAAGAGCCTCATCAGGGCAATCCAGTTCCCGCCAACCGCTGCAAACCTCTTGGCGCTAGTGTTGGTTTTCATCGGTATACGCCTACCCGACTGGTTTTTGAACCCGGTGAAAGAGATCGGGTGGTGGAGCATTCCCCTCCTCCTCATATACTTTGGCTCGATAATCAACCTTAAGGAGTTCCGGCTGAGGCATCTTGTCGAGGTCGGCCTCTTTAGGAGTGTGATTCCGTTCTTCTTCGTTCTCCTCACGCTCAGAAACGCTCCTCCAGAGATGTTTTACTCAGTCCTCGTCGAGTCAGCGATGCCTCCAGCCATAATGGCAAACGTTATACTCTCCCATTACGGGTTGAAGGCTGAAGAGGGAATTGGAGTGACTGTGGTGCTGACGCTGATTACCCTTATCTTCTTCATAACTCTGAAGGCCCTTGGGTTCTGA
- a CDS encoding M42 family metallopeptidase — protein MERVVEILKEILEIPSPTGYTKEVMEHIERKLNEAGIKTYYTNKGALIAGNHPEPELVMAAHVDTLGAMVKGILPDGHLSFTRVGGLLLPAFEGEYCTIITRSGKRYRGTLLLKNPSVHVNKEAGKKERTEENMYIRLDAEVEKKEDTEKLGIRPGDFIAFDPKFEYVNGFVKAHFLDDKASVAVLIDLMLDLGAETLEKLPVAFFFSPYEEVGHGGSAGYPRSTKELLVVDMGVVGEGVVGKETAVSIAAKDSSGPYDYEMTTKLIELAENRGIPYTVDVFPYYGSDGSAALRAGWDFRVALIGQGVHASHGMERTHVKGMLATKELIRAYIEEKFL, from the coding sequence ATGGAGCGCGTCGTCGAGATTCTGAAGGAGATACTTGAGATACCGTCCCCAACAGGCTACACAAAGGAAGTTATGGAACACATTGAGAGAAAGCTCAACGAGGCAGGGATTAAGACCTACTACACCAACAAAGGTGCCCTGATAGCGGGCAACCACCCAGAGCCTGAACTCGTGATGGCGGCCCACGTTGATACGCTCGGTGCTATGGTGAAGGGCATCCTCCCCGATGGACACCTGAGCTTCACGAGGGTAGGTGGCCTTCTCCTTCCTGCCTTTGAGGGAGAGTACTGCACGATAATCACCCGCTCAGGAAAGCGCTACCGTGGAACCCTTCTACTCAAGAATCCGAGCGTTCATGTGAACAAAGAGGCAGGAAAGAAGGAGAGAACAGAGGAGAACATGTACATCCGCCTCGATGCAGAGGTGGAGAAGAAAGAAGACACCGAAAAGCTCGGCATAAGGCCAGGAGATTTCATTGCCTTCGACCCGAAGTTCGAGTACGTGAACGGCTTCGTCAAGGCCCACTTCTTGGACGACAAGGCGAGCGTGGCAGTGCTAATTGACCTCATGCTCGACCTCGGCGCCGAGACCCTTGAAAAGCTCCCTGTGGCGTTCTTCTTCTCGCCGTACGAGGAGGTTGGCCACGGCGGTTCGGCGGGCTACCCCAGGAGCACGAAGGAACTCCTAGTCGTTGACATGGGCGTCGTTGGTGAGGGTGTGGTTGGGAAGGAGACGGCCGTCTCAATAGCCGCCAAAGATTCAAGCGGCCCCTACGACTACGAGATGACGACCAAACTAATCGAACTTGCCGAGAATAGGGGAATCCCCTACACAGTGGACGTCTTCCCATACTACGGCTCAGACGGAAGCGCGGCCTTGAGGGCAGGCTGGGACTTCAGGGTTGCTCTTATCGGCCAGGGAGTTCACGCCAGCCACGGTATGGAGAGAACGCACGTTAAGGGAATGCTCGCCACGAAGGAGCTGATAAGGGCCTATATAGAGGAGAAGTTCCTCTGA
- a CDS encoding ATP-dependent helicase: MSGIRWAEREYSDEEIYSILSEPVREWFKQKFGTFTPPQRYAVLEIHRGENVLISSPTGSGKTLSAFLSAINELILLGEEGKLEDKIYVLYVSPLRALNNDIKRNLEGPLAEIKKVAKELGYELPDIRVGIRTSDTSSYEKSKMVKKPPHILITTPESLAIALNAPKFSERLKTVKYVIIDEVHALAENKRGSHLALSVERLQEMADNEFVRIGLSATIHPLEEVTKFVFGFNDDGTPRPGLIVDVSFAKQTEIKVESVVEDLIYTDAGTLSDALYNRLAELIREHRTTLIFTNTRSGAERVAFNLKKRFPEFEGLIEAHHSSLSREVRLDVEEKLKRGELKAVVTSTSLELGIDIGTIDLVVLIGSPKSVNRALQRIGRAGHRLHDVSKGVILALDRDDLVEVTVLAHNARNRRLDRIRIPKNPLDVLVQHIVGMALYKVWEVEEAYRLVRRAYPFHELPFEDFMSVLKYLSGGYEGLEDRKVYAKIWLEDGKFGRRGKMTRAIYYMNVGTIPDEAKIRVYTMDKQMIGTVEEEFAERLMPGDIFVLAGRTYEFVKSRGNKIYVVPREGAKPTIPAWFSEMLPLSFDLALDVQRFRREVKGILNRRDAIRRLMRKYGIDERAAKAIIAYFREQERYSTVPDDETVLVEEVEKENTYEYFFHTLIGRRANDALSRAFAYAVSRWKGVNVGIALNDNGFLLRVPKEARLSEAEVKELFQLEDLREILKRALDNTELLKRRFRHVANRGFLILRRYVGRKKRLGRQQVIAVSLLKVLKEHYPDFPLLKEVYREIMEDKMDVENAELFLSWVRGGKIKVVFERNELPSPFAFNLEAIGSSDVVLMEDRREMIKALHRKIMALIGKNAT, from the coding sequence ATGAGCGGGATAAGGTGGGCCGAAAGGGAGTACAGTGACGAGGAGATATACTCCATCCTGAGCGAGCCGGTTAGGGAGTGGTTCAAGCAGAAGTTCGGCACTTTCACTCCGCCCCAGCGCTACGCAGTCCTCGAAATCCACAGGGGAGAGAACGTGCTCATCTCTTCGCCAACCGGTTCTGGGAAGACCCTATCAGCATTTCTCTCCGCCATAAACGAGCTTATCCTTCTTGGAGAGGAAGGCAAGCTTGAGGATAAAATCTACGTCCTCTACGTCTCACCCCTCCGCGCCCTGAACAACGACATCAAGAGGAACCTTGAAGGACCTTTGGCGGAGATAAAGAAAGTTGCTAAGGAGCTCGGCTATGAGCTACCCGATATAAGGGTCGGGATAAGGACGAGCGACACGTCGAGCTACGAGAAGAGCAAGATGGTGAAGAAGCCGCCCCACATCCTAATAACAACCCCCGAAAGCCTTGCCATAGCTTTAAACGCCCCAAAGTTCAGCGAGAGGTTGAAGACTGTTAAGTACGTCATCATCGACGAGGTTCACGCGCTCGCTGAAAACAAGCGCGGCTCTCACCTCGCGCTGAGCGTTGAAAGGCTCCAGGAGATGGCCGATAACGAGTTCGTGAGGATCGGCCTGAGCGCGACGATTCACCCCCTTGAGGAGGTTACCAAGTTCGTCTTCGGCTTCAACGACGATGGAACCCCAAGACCGGGCCTCATAGTGGATGTATCCTTCGCCAAGCAGACTGAAATAAAAGTTGAGAGCGTTGTGGAAGACCTCATCTACACCGATGCTGGAACGCTCAGTGACGCCCTCTACAACCGCCTGGCGGAGCTCATAAGGGAGCACAGGACGACGCTTATCTTTACCAACACGAGGAGCGGTGCCGAAAGGGTCGCCTTTAACCTGAAGAAGCGTTTTCCAGAGTTTGAAGGATTGATAGAGGCACACCACTCAAGCCTTTCTAGGGAGGTTCGCCTGGACGTCGAGGAAAAGCTGAAGAGGGGAGAGCTGAAGGCGGTTGTCACCTCGACGAGCCTTGAGCTCGGGATTGATATTGGTACAATTGACCTCGTTGTCCTTATCGGATCGCCAAAGAGCGTTAACAGGGCCCTTCAAAGAATAGGTAGAGCGGGCCACAGGCTTCATGACGTCAGTAAAGGAGTTATCCTCGCCCTTGACAGGGACGACCTCGTTGAGGTGACTGTTTTAGCGCACAACGCGAGGAACAGAAGGCTCGACAGGATCAGAATCCCGAAGAACCCGCTGGATGTCCTCGTCCAGCACATCGTTGGGATGGCCCTCTACAAGGTCTGGGAGGTCGAAGAGGCTTACCGTCTGGTTAGAAGGGCCTATCCCTTCCATGAGCTTCCATTCGAGGATTTCATGAGCGTCTTAAAATACCTTTCCGGCGGCTACGAGGGGCTGGAAGACAGAAAGGTCTACGCCAAAATCTGGCTGGAAGATGGGAAGTTCGGAAGAAGGGGTAAGATGACGAGGGCGATCTATTACATGAACGTCGGTACTATTCCGGACGAGGCGAAGATTAGGGTTTACACGATGGACAAGCAGATGATTGGGACGGTTGAGGAGGAGTTCGCCGAGAGGCTAATGCCGGGCGATATCTTCGTCTTAGCCGGAAGAACCTACGAGTTCGTGAAGAGTAGGGGCAACAAGATATACGTCGTTCCACGCGAGGGGGCAAAGCCAACAATCCCCGCCTGGTTCTCGGAGATGCTCCCGCTGAGCTTTGACCTTGCCCTCGACGTCCAGCGCTTCAGGAGGGAAGTGAAGGGTATTCTCAACAGGAGGGACGCCATCAGGAGGCTGATGAGAAAGTACGGAATAGACGAGAGGGCGGCCAAGGCTATAATAGCCTACTTCCGCGAGCAGGAAAGGTATTCAACCGTCCCCGACGATGAGACGGTTCTGGTGGAGGAAGTTGAGAAGGAGAATACTTACGAATACTTCTTCCATACACTGATAGGTAGGAGGGCAAACGACGCCCTCAGCAGGGCCTTCGCCTACGCTGTAAGCCGGTGGAAAGGGGTGAACGTCGGCATAGCCCTCAACGACAACGGCTTCCTCCTGAGGGTTCCAAAGGAGGCGAGGCTGAGCGAGGCCGAAGTTAAGGAGCTCTTCCAGCTTGAAGACCTTAGGGAGATACTAAAGAGGGCTCTGGACAACACGGAGCTTTTGAAGAGGCGCTTCAGGCATGTGGCGAACAGGGGCTTCCTTATCCTGAGGAGGTACGTGGGGAGGAAGAAGAGGCTCGGCAGACAGCAGGTCATAGCGGTTTCGCTCCTCAAAGTCCTCAAGGAGCACTACCCAGACTTCCCGCTCCTGAAGGAGGTTTACAGGGAGATCATGGAGGACAAGATGGACGTTGAAAATGCAGAGCTCTTCTTGAGCTGGGTGAGGGGGGGAAAGATTAAGGTCGTCTTTGAGAGGAACGAGCTTCCGAGTCCCTTCGCCTTCAACCTCGAGGCGATAGGTTCGAGCGATGTCGTTCTGATGGAGGACAGGAGAGAGATGATAAAGGCCCTCCACAGGAAGATAATGGCTCTAATAGGGAAGAACGCCACTTGA
- a CDS encoding phosphorylating glyceraldehyde-3-phosphate dehydrogenase codes for MKVKVGINGYGTIGKRVAYAVSKQDDMELIGVTKTKPDFEAYLARESGIPVYAASEEFLPRFEKASFEVAGTLNDLLEEVDVIVDATPGGMGAKNKALYEKAGIKAVFQGGEKAEVAQVSFVAQANYEKALGKDYVRVVSCNTTGLTRTLSALQEYIDYVYAVMIRRAADPNDSKRGPINAIKPTVEVPSHHGPDVQTVIPINIETMAFVVPTTLMHVHSVMIELKKPITREDVIEVFENTTRVLLFEKEKGFESTAQLIEFARDLHREWNNLYEIAVWKESISVKGNRLFYIQAVHQESDVVPENVDSIRAMFEIADKWESIKKTNKSLGILK; via the coding sequence ATGAAGGTGAAAGTCGGGATAAACGGTTATGGGACAATAGGGAAGAGGGTTGCTTACGCCGTCTCCAAGCAGGACGACATGGAGCTCATCGGCGTAACCAAGACGAAGCCCGATTTCGAGGCTTATCTGGCGAGGGAAAGTGGCATTCCGGTCTATGCTGCAAGTGAGGAATTCCTGCCGAGATTCGAGAAGGCCAGCTTTGAGGTCGCTGGAACGCTCAACGATCTCCTCGAGGAAGTTGACGTCATCGTTGACGCCACTCCCGGTGGAATGGGAGCCAAGAACAAGGCCCTCTACGAGAAGGCCGGCATCAAGGCCGTTTTCCAGGGCGGGGAGAAGGCAGAAGTTGCTCAAGTATCATTCGTGGCCCAGGCCAACTACGAAAAGGCCCTCGGGAAGGACTACGTTCGCGTCGTCTCCTGCAACACGACGGGATTAACGAGAACACTCTCAGCCCTTCAAGAGTACATCGACTACGTCTATGCCGTCATGATTAGGAGGGCTGCAGACCCGAACGACTCGAAGAGGGGCCCGATCAACGCAATAAAGCCCACGGTTGAGGTTCCTTCACACCACGGGCCGGACGTCCAGACGGTAATCCCAATAAACATCGAGACGATGGCCTTCGTCGTGCCCACTACACTCATGCACGTCCACAGCGTCATGATTGAACTCAAGAAGCCGATAACGAGGGAGGATGTGATTGAGGTCTTCGAGAACACAACGAGGGTTCTCCTCTTTGAGAAGGAGAAGGGCTTTGAGAGCACGGCCCAGCTCATTGAGTTCGCAAGGGATCTCCACCGCGAGTGGAACAACCTGTATGAAATAGCGGTCTGGAAGGAAAGCATAAGCGTGAAGGGCAACAGGCTCTTCTACATCCAAGCGGTTCACCAGGAGAGCGACGTCGTTCCAGAGAACGTGGATTCGATAAGGGCGATGTTTGAGATAGCCGACAAGTGGGAGAGCATAAAGAAGACGAACAAGAGCCTTGGGATTTTGAAGTGA
- a CDS encoding PadR family transcriptional regulator codes for MERKTDVERRIIKGLFTVPLKDIILVIVGLKGEAHGYEILKELEKLAIGLWKPSHSNLYTILNKMVEEGLLEPREEYRGRVRRIKYRLTDKGWEYLKTSNNLTLRILYTAVEYHEALKKKLEEVGKTRQMRRETVVEYLELLKRIRDVLDEEISTIERELGRVSS; via the coding sequence ATGGAGAGAAAAACCGACGTTGAAAGGAGGATAATAAAGGGCCTATTCACGGTACCGCTGAAGGACATCATTCTAGTCATCGTCGGCCTTAAGGGAGAAGCCCATGGCTACGAAATCCTGAAGGAGCTCGAAAAGCTCGCAATAGGCCTCTGGAAGCCCAGCCACAGCAATCTCTATACGATCCTGAATAAGATGGTCGAGGAAGGCCTGCTGGAGCCAAGAGAGGAGTACCGAGGCAGGGTGAGGCGCATTAAGTACAGGCTCACAGATAAGGGATGGGAGTACCTCAAAACATCCAACAACCTCACCCTCAGGATACTCTACACTGCAGTTGAATACCACGAGGCTCTGAAGAAAAAACTTGAAGAGGTCGGAAAGACGAGACAGATGCGCAGGGAAACCGTCGTGGAGTACCTAGAACTTCTGAAGAGGATTAGAGACGTCCTCGATGAGGAAATATCGACGATAGAAAGGGAACTTGGGAGGGTTTCCTCATAA
- a CDS encoding DUF167 domain-containing protein — protein MGKFIKETKDGVLLLIYVQPKAKKNAVEEVDEWRGRLKVRIAAPPVEGKANKEVVKFFSKLLGGEVSIVRGETSREKDLLVKGLSVEEIKKKLGI, from the coding sequence ATGGGAAAGTTCATCAAGGAGACAAAGGACGGGGTTCTACTCCTGATTTACGTCCAGCCGAAGGCAAAGAAGAACGCGGTTGAGGAAGTGGATGAGTGGCGCGGAAGGTTGAAGGTCAGGATAGCGGCACCGCCAGTTGAGGGCAAGGCCAACAAGGAGGTCGTGAAGTTCTTCTCGAAGCTTCTCGGAGGAGAGGTCAGTATAGTCAGAGGGGAAACGAGTAGGGAGAAGGATTTGTTAGTTAAGGGGCTGAGCGTTGAAGAGATAAAGAAAAAGCTGGGAATTTGA